One part of the Vitis riparia cultivar Riparia Gloire de Montpellier isolate 1030 chromosome 6, EGFV_Vit.rip_1.0, whole genome shotgun sequence genome encodes these proteins:
- the LOC117916370 gene encoding extensin-like, with translation MANFWPRLICALALCLIAANVAAEDEPHTPHNPNTFASPPFPSSLPPYYYKSQPPLPPFPSSLPPYYYKSLPPLPPFPSSLPPYYYKSLPPLSPLAPSPSLPPWYYYKSPPLPSPSPPPHYDYKLPPPPSTSPQPPYYYKSPPLPSPSPPPPYYYKSPPPPSPSYYKSSPPPSPSPLPPYLYKSPPLPSPSPQPPVYYHKSPPPSSPSPPPPYY, from the coding sequence ATGGCCAATTTTTGGCCTCGCCTGATTTGTGCCTTGGCTTTGTGCTTGATTGCTGCTAATGTAGCTGCTGAAGACGAGCCTCACACTCCTCACAATCCTAATACTTTTGCATCCCCACCTTTTCCATCATCACTACCTCCTTATTACTATAAATCACAGCCACCGCTCCCACCTTTTCCATCATCACTACCTCCTTATTACTATAAATCACTGCCACCGCTCCCACCTTTTCCATCATCACTGCCTCCTTATTACTATAAATCACTACCACCGCTGTCACCTCTGGCTCCATCTCCATCTCTTCCTCCGTGGTATTACTACAAGTCACCACCACTACCTTCACCATCACCCCCTCCTCACTACGACTATAAATTACCTCCTCCTCCATCAACATCTCCTCAACCTCCTTATTACTATAAGTCCCCACCTCTACCATCTCCTTCCCCACCTCCTCCTTACTACTACaaatcaccaccaccaccttctCCATCCTATTACAAGTCCTCACctcctccatctccatctccTCTTCCACCATACCTCTACAAATCCCCACCACTACCTTCGCCATCACCCCAACCACCAGTCTACTACCACAAGTCACCACCCCCTTCCTCTCCTTCACCTCCTCCACCATATTACTAA